The Ferrimicrobium sp. genomic sequence CACCTCCAGCGATGTGAGACGAGACGTCGCCCGTTAGTGGGCAAGATGAATTCCAAGGTAAGCGAGAAGTGTTGCGAGAACGATAGTTCCTAGCATGTTGAGTGCCCCGAGATTGATCGATCCTTCGCTAGCAAGTGCGAGACTCTCAAAGGAGAGAGTGGAGAAGGTGGTATAGGCTCCGATGAACCCGTCGCCGATCGCGATAGAGTCATCGGTCGACAGTATGCCGCGTGTTCCTAGACCCACAACAATTCCTAGAAGTAGCGCCCCACTTAGGTTGATCACTAATGTTCCTACCGGAAACTCGGTGGTCAGACGGTGCATGATTGAGCGGTCGAGCAGATAGCGAGCGGTTGCGCCGAGCCCCCCGAAGATCGCGACTAAGAGCCATGTCATACTATTCCAAGACCTGTCGAGTAGCAGGAACCCGAAGGGTGAATGCTTTGATTCCAACTCCGCTAAGCGATTCCAAAAGTAGGTCAACCTTGGTAGGAGTGTCGGTAACAACGATCGCAACCCCTTCATCATCGGTCATTGACAGGAGGGTCTGTGGATGGAGATGATGGTGATTACCAAAGCCGTCGATAGCCCGGAAAGTTGAAGCACCGGAGAGGCCTAGCTCAAGAGCTTGTTGGATGATGAAGTCAGCGCTCGAGTGGTGGTGGATGCGATCGGACTCGTTAACAAAGATTATGAGTATATCGATATTCATGATGCCCTTCCCTTCTGGTTAAACAAGCCCTATGTCCCATAGTGCTTGAAGGTTTTTCTGGTGGGTTCCTGTCAGCGATGCGTTGGACTTCAGGACAGGCGTGGTAAGCCTTGGTTTGAGTCATATCGAGCGCCCTGGTCGGAAAACAAAATAGGCCAGGTCTCGACCCAAAATGGCAGCCAAAACACCGGCGATGATGGTGGCGCTTGCGTATGTAATGGCTGGTGCGAAACCCAGGCGTACTATTGTCTCAGCAAGCGAGACCGCAAGAGTGGAGAGGGTTGTGAGTCCACCGCAGAATCCCGTTGCGATGAGGAGTCTGAGGATGGGACCGGAGCGAACGGATACGAGAGGTAGCAGCGTGAGCGTGATGCCTATGATGAAGGCTCCGCCGATATTTGCGACGAAGATTCCGAGAGGGAATCTAAGCGATGACCCGAGGTGCACCTCGAGCCAAAAACGGAGGACGGCACCTATCGCACCTCCAATTAGTACTGGATATATGCGGCGAAATATTTGCATTTGAGCCAAGGTCTATTTTAATGTGGTGTTGCTGAGGAGAATCATGACGTGTGGTGTGTTGTATTGAACATAACCAAATCGAATTTTCATCTATAAATGTCCATCCATTCCGTAATCGAGCTGCCATCGCCGACATAATCTCGAGTGCGACGCAGGGGCAATCCGCGTAGAACACTCACACAAGAAGTTGTGCCCAGCGAGGAAGACATGTCTACGAAGCATAGCTTGCCTCAGGTAGCAGGCGTCGCTGGTGGGTCACATCTTCAGTAATTCATCAGTGTGTTACTGGGCTTAGTTATTGGAGTCTAGGGTACGATTAGTCAGATGTGGCACCTTTTGGCCACAATTTGAGTTAAGAGAACATCGACCAAGTTGATAGTACTTGCGGAGCTGTACTGTTGTTGTCATCGCACTGTTTGCGTTGCATGGCCTCGGATCTGGGCCGACCGTAAGCAGTGCTCACAAACGGGGTACCAGGTCTGCTATACCTGTATGTTTGGTGATGGGACTTTAGTCCCTTTGTAATCATCCAGGTCAGAGCCTATCGGGTGACGCGTGTGGGCATCTCGTGATCGGACGGGAGATGTTGGAAGGTTTGGCCCACCTGTACGCCCCTGGTAGACGAGTTTGGCTCGGAAAGCTGCTAGGGGCACGAATGATTAGCAGCGGTGAAGTTGGTTGCGGTGGCGGGACTACGGGCTTAGAGTCAAGGTGTGATGACAGACTTGCTTGTGAATTGCGTTATACAATTCTGCTGACTTGTCTTCGCGCGTAGGAAATAAAGGAGAATCACATGTTCCTTAAAGGTGGTGATGTCGCATGATGCTGGCACCTAGAGAAATAGACAAGCTTGTTATCTATCAGGTTGCCGAATTGGCTCGTCGTCGACGAGATCGAGGGACCAAGCTTAATTATGAAGAAGCAATTGCTCTCATTTGTGAAGTGGCGCTGGAGGGTGCCAGAGATGGGAAGAGTGTTGCTGAGTTAATGGCGGAGGGACGGCACGTTGTTTCCAAGGCGCAGTGCATGGAGGGCGTGAGCGACATGGTTCACCTCGTACAGGTTGAAGCAACGTTCCCAGATGGAACAAAGCTTGTTTCTATTCATGATCCAATCCAATAATAGAGAGAAAGGTGAATTCTGATGATTCCAGGAGAAGTTACGCCCGCGGATGCTCCAGATGTGGAGTTGTGCGCTGGTCGCCATCGTGAGACTATCAAGGTAAAGAATACGGGTGATCGGGGTATTCAGGTGGGTTCCCACTTTCACTTCTTTGAGGTGAACCGGGCTCTTGAGTTCGACCGTCCACGCACCCTCGGCATGCGACTTGACATCCCTGCAGGTACGTCGATCCGCTTTGAGCCAGGAGCTGAGCAGGAGGTGACCGTAGTTGATTACGGCGGTACGCGAAGAGTCGTAGGATTCAACGGTCTGGTAAACGGCTCGGTTGATTCCCCTAGGACAGCTCAAGCAGCACGAGAGGAGTCGGTGCGGCGTGGGTTCAAGGGTGCCAAGGTTGAGGCACCAAAATCGGCAAAGAAGTAGCCGCGAGCACTAAGGAGGCTTAGAACATGGCAAAAATGACAAGGAGAGACTACGCGCATCTGTATGGCCCCACCAAGGGCGATAAGGTGCGCCTGGCTGATACCTCACTCGAAATTGAGATCGAAGAAGACCTTTTGACCTATGGGGATGAGGTCGTCTTTGGTGGAGGCAAAACGATTCGCGATGGCATGGGTCAAATCCCAGGCCTACGCAATGACCAGGGAGTGCTCGATATGGTGATCACCAATGTGGTGGTTCTCGATCCCATCCTTGGGGTTATAAAGGCGGACATTGGGATCAAGGATGGCAAGATCGCGGGTATCGGCAAGGCTGGCAACCCGATGGTGATGGATGGAGTAGATCCGAATCTCATTGTCGGCGCTGGCACTGAAGCACTCGCAGGGGAGGGTTTGATCGCTACGGCTGGTGGCATAGATACTCACATCCACATGATTAGTCCCCAGCAGGCCTATAGTGCCATCACCAATGGTATCACTACCATGATTGGTGGCGGTACGGGTCCGGCGGACGGGACAGCTGCGGTGACTTCCACCCCAGGACCGTGGAACATCGCTCGAATGTTGGAGGCGGCTGAAGAGTTGCCCGTCAACTGGGGTATTCTCGGTAAGGGCAACAGCAGCTTGCCTGGGAGCCTCATCGAGCAGATCGAAGCCGGAGCGATTGGCCTAAAGGATCATGAAGACTGGGGCACCACGCCGGCCATCATTGACGAGTCATTGAAGATCGCTGATGAGTACGATATCCAGATCGCGATTCACACTGACTCACTCAACGAGTCTGGGTACGTAGAGGATACCATCGACGCAATCAATGGAAGGGCAATCCACACCTACCACACGGAGGGAGCTGGTGGAGGTCACGCTCCGGACATTATGACAATTGCTGGTCATGCATTTGCACTGCCTTCCTCGACAAACCCAACGCGTCCGTACACGGTCAACACAATTGATGAGCACCTTGATATGACGATGGTCTGTCATCATCTCAATCCTTCGGTAGCGGCTGATGTTGCCTTTGCAGAGAGCAGAATCCGCGCCGAGACGATCGCCGCTGAGGATGTACTCCACGACATGGGTCTCATCAGTATGTACTCGTCTGATAGTCAAGCCATGGGTCGTTTGGGGGAAAACTTCACCCGTCTCTTCCAGACGGCATCCAAGATGCGTGATATGCGAGGCAGACTTCCGGAGGATTCGCCAGGGAACGATAACTTCCGAGTTCTGCGTTATCTTGCGAAGCTAACGATCAACCCGGCTATCACCCACGGTGTGGCAGATGTGATTGGGTCGCTCGAGGTTGGGAAGATGGCTGACATCGTATTGTGGCCCTTCAACTCCTTCGGAGCAAAGCCAAAGCTCATCATCAAGGGTGGCTTTGTCAACTGGAGCATCATGGGTGATCCCAATGCATCGTTACCGACTCCGGAGCCGGTCTACTATCGACCGATGTTTGGGGCCTATGGTTTGGCGCTTCCAAGAACGAAGTACACCTTCATGTCCAAGGCTGCCGTTGACCTAGGGGTCGCAGGAAAACTTGGCCTGGAGAGCAAGATCCACGCAGTGAGTAAGACCCGTGCTCTC encodes the following:
- the crcB gene encoding fluoride efflux transporter CrcB, which codes for MTWLLVAIFGGLGATARYLLDRSIMHRLTTEFPVGTLVINLSGALLLGIVVGLGTRGILSTDDSIAIGDGFIGAYTTFSTLSFESLALASEGSINLGALNMLGTIVLATLLAYLGIHLAH
- a CDS encoding DUF190 domain-containing protein, whose translation is MNIDILIIFVNESDRIHHHSSADFIIQQALELGLSGASTFRAIDGFGNHHHLHPQTLLSMTDDEGVAIVVTDTPTKVDLLLESLSGVGIKAFTLRVPATRQVLE
- a CDS encoding CrcB family protein, translating into MQIFRRIYPVLIGGAIGAVLRFWLEVHLGSSLRFPLGIFVANIGGAFIIGITLTLLPLVSVRSGPILRLLIATGFCGGLTTLSTLAVSLAETIVRLGFAPAITYASATIIAGVLAAILGRDLAYFVFRPGRSI
- a CDS encoding urease subunit gamma, yielding MMLAPREIDKLVIYQVAELARRRRDRGTKLNYEEAIALICEVALEGARDGKSVAELMAEGRHVVSKAQCMEGVSDMVHLVQVEATFPDGTKLVSIHDPIQ
- a CDS encoding urease subunit beta; this translates as MIPGEVTPADAPDVELCAGRHRETIKVKNTGDRGIQVGSHFHFFEVNRALEFDRPRTLGMRLDIPAGTSIRFEPGAEQEVTVVDYGGTRRVVGFNGLVNGSVDSPRTAQAAREESVRRGFKGAKVEAPKSAKK
- the ureC gene encoding urease subunit alpha; the encoded protein is MAKMTRRDYAHLYGPTKGDKVRLADTSLEIEIEEDLLTYGDEVVFGGGKTIRDGMGQIPGLRNDQGVLDMVITNVVVLDPILGVIKADIGIKDGKIAGIGKAGNPMVMDGVDPNLIVGAGTEALAGEGLIATAGGIDTHIHMISPQQAYSAITNGITTMIGGGTGPADGTAAVTSTPGPWNIARMLEAAEELPVNWGILGKGNSSLPGSLIEQIEAGAIGLKDHEDWGTTPAIIDESLKIADEYDIQIAIHTDSLNESGYVEDTIDAINGRAIHTYHTEGAGGGHAPDIMTIAGHAFALPSSTNPTRPYTVNTIDEHLDMTMVCHHLNPSVAADVAFAESRIRAETIAAEDVLHDMGLISMYSSDSQAMGRLGENFTRLFQTASKMRDMRGRLPEDSPGNDNFRVLRYLAKLTINPAITHGVADVIGSLEVGKMADIVLWPFNSFGAKPKLIIKGGFVNWSIMGDPNASLPTPEPVYYRPMFGAYGLALPRTKYTFMSKAAVDLGVAGKLGLESKIHAVSKTRALSKHDMVRNSTLANITVDPETYVVKVDGEIATCDPAETLPLTQKYFCV